The genomic stretch GATTGGATTATTTATAGTTTACAACACTTAAGAgtactttacaaatgaggaaattgagcctTAGAGAGTTTTCAGTACTTTGCTGAAGACCTCACGATAAGTTGCAGAGCCCCATATTTGATCCCTCCAGGTATTCTTATTGTAGAACAAGTTCTTAACAGTTATGTCACGTTTCTTTTCCCCATTCTGTGTCTGTATATGTTAAGTAGATGTTTGTCTCCATTTAAGTCATTTAATGGAAAGGACAAGATAGGACCAAGTAGAGAGTAATGCATTGTGTTGTTAGAAATCTGTTGGTAGACTAATATGTGGTCACTGACAAAGGGAACATAGTCATAAACTGCATTTTCAGTCTGCCATACCTGAACAAGTTTTTGTGATCTGTCGTCAGACATCTTTTTAATCAGGTAAAGCTTAGCATCTTTGTGGTTTTATCAATGTCTGAATAGTTTTGCTTTATGAAAAAAGATTTGGTGTGAATTTGAGAATGTTCGAGAGATGAATTTTCATAAATgtcaatttccatttttctgctaTGCATTCGATTGGACCAGTGGGGTTTGGATACCGTTTGGTAATATTTGCTAGACTGTGATCTAGATGGGTATGTATTCAGGTAGAATGAGTTAAATCTTATGCCTTTcatttgggggtgggtgggaggcttCTGGTCTTGTATGTGCCTGTTGTTATGACTTCTTGTTCTTATTTAATATGCCATATCTATTTGTATGCCACTTTTCATTTACCTAGTTCCTTTGCCCAGTCTAGAAGAAGGTGGGAGAAAATCAAGAAAAGATGTTTAGCTTGTTAAACTTTTTCTGTAGAATAGCAACTCTGGCACTGGAAAAGTTAGACTCAGCTCTTGCCATAAAGGACAAAGGGttaaattgaaagaaaacatGTTTTGCTCCCTGAGGCCAaggcattgttttaaaattttcacacgGAAGGTCTGGGAGTGTGGCAGAGAGTGTAAAATACTTGAAATTCCATGGTTCATCTTAAATGAATGTATGGGAATTTTGTGTTCTATTCCATTATATGTTTAaagataaaaactttaaaattacctTATCTCTTTGAGTACCCTTGTCCTAGAATTAACATTAAGAACCCAAGCCCCAAGGGGTAGCCCCCAAAAAAGCCAGGATAAGTTTGCCAGTAATTGTTGTGTACTTCTTGATGAATCTGTGTTCTTTACTAGTGATTAAAAGCATTAGTTAATGAATTTTTGAAATATGATTAATTGAGATAATTATTCTTCCATTTGATATGAGAATCAGTCAAAGGATAGAgcaaagatatacaaataaatatggtAAATATAAGTTGCATGATAAAGTCTTCATGAAATAGTTttggtggttttattttatttatatatatatccacttcTTGATGAACATATTTGAATAAATCTTGAATTCATTTCTTAATGTGTGCCTTCTGTAACATCTCTTGTCTACCTTCAGGTGAGAAGCCATTTAAGTGTGACCAGTGCAGTTATGTGGCCTCTAATCAACATGAAGTGACCCGCCACGCGAGACAGGTTCACAACGGGCCTAAACCTCTTAACTGCCCACACTGTGACTACAAAACAGCAGACAGAAGTAACTTCAAAAAACACGTGGAGCTACATGTTAATCCACGGCAGTTCAACTGCCCTGTATGTGACTATGCAGCTTCCAAGAAGTGTAATCTGCAGTATCATTTCAAATCTAAGCATCCTACTTGTCCTAATAAAACCATGGATGTCTCAAAGGtgaaactaaagaaaaccaaGAAGCGAGAGGCTGACTTGCCTGATAACAAAATCaccagtgagaaaacagaaacagagcagACAAAAGTAAAGGGGGATGTGACTGGGAAGAAAAACGAGAGGCCTGTAAaagtggagaagaaagagaatgttTCAAAAGAGAAGAAGCCTTGTAGTAATGCCTCAAGCCAAGTGACCACCAGAACGCGCAAATCTGCCATGGAAGCTAAGGAAGTGGATGTGTCCCCGGGAAACAATTCAGAAAAAAGCTGCAAaagcaagaaaagcaaaaggaaggTGGAAGCTGAAGCCCATTCCTTACAAGAGCCTGTTAATGATGAGGAACctgtgacaaaaaagaaaaagaaggcagaaagcaaaTCCAGAAATAGTCAGGAAGTGCCAAAGGGTGACAGCAAAGTAGAggagaataaaaagcaaaacatttgcttgaaaaacagtacaaagaagaaaactgtgagaagtaaatcCTGTAAGAAAAGCAGCCAGCCTGCTCCGAGGAGGCCCACTCAGATGGAGTCTGCTCAGGTGGGGTGTGTTCAGACGGAGCCGCtgccgcctccttctcctccccctccccctcccatggGGTGTGGTGAAGTTGAGGCTGTCCAGAAGGGGCCTGTTCACATGGAGCCATCTCCTCCCATGGAGCCTGTTCAGGTGACCCCTGTTCAGATGgagccttctcttcctcctcctcccccagagcCTGCTCAGGTGGGGTCTGTTCAGATAGAgcctcctccaccccctccccctgtgGGGGATGCTGAGATCGAGGTTGTTCAGAAGGAGCCTGTTCAGACAGAGCCGCCTCCTCCCACAGAGCCGGTCCCCAGAAGGTCTCCTCGAAAAGATAACAGAAAGGAAAAGTCCAGCATGCTGAGTGAAATGGCACGGAAGGAGCAAGTGCTTATTGAGGTTGGCTTAGTGCCTGTTAAAGACAAGCAGCTTCTAGAAGAAAGTGCGAGTGCACAGGATCTCTTCCCACCATCACCACCCCTGCCAAAGGAAAAGTTAAAAGGGGAAGACTCGGAAGACCAAAATGTGTTCCCTGCAGGCGAAGGCAATAAGGAAGCCCCTCTTGAAAAAGTGGGAGCAGAAGAGGCAGATAAGAGTCTGGCTGGTGTTGCTGCTGTTATCAAGGAATCTGCCAACGCTTCATCCTCTGAACAAAACTTGAATATGCCAGAGGGTGAAACTTCAGAGGATAAACCTCAGGCTGAAGCTATGCTGTATGCAATGGAGACGGACACTGATGAGAAGCAAGCAGAGaatttccccagcagagactcGGCAGTTGAAGAACCAGTTTCACCCCCACTGCCTTCTCTACCGCTAGAAAAACATGAAGCCGTGTCCACAACTGCTGTGGCATCACCTCCTGTCACCGTGGCAGTAAATGAGTCTCAGGAAATGGATGAAGACGAAGGCATCCACAGTCATGATGGAAGTGACCTAAGTGACAACACGTCAGAGGATAGTGATGATTCTGGATTGAACGGGGCTCGGCCAGTTCCACAGGAGACCAgtgggaaagatggaaaggaTGCCTTGGCTGTCAAAGTGGCCGAAGGAGATTTTGTTTGTATCTTCTGTGATCGTTCTTTTCGAAAGGAAAAAGATTACAGCAAACACCTCAATCGCCATTTGGTTAATGTATACTTCCTTGAAAAGGCAGCTCAAGGGCAGGAGTAATGAAACTCTGGTCAAGGCCTCAGTTCTTAGTGTATAAGGTCTCtgacattttatattcatttggaGTAGTAGACagccttttgtttttaaaattaattactgtCCAATCCTGATTTTTAAGTGGCACTCTTTTTCTTAGGACTCCGTGTACCTATTGATGTACACATTTTAGTAAATCCAAGGGAGTTAGTATACTAAACCAGCAGTCATCTAAACctgttagctttttaaaaatattttcatcttttgcCTTTAACTGAACCAAGAATGCCAAGGTGGTATTAGAGCATCCTATCACTTTGTTCAGCAATAACTTGTCGGTTTTTTCCTCATGTCTGTCTTCCTGTTCACTTTAGTTTATTCTTCATTCCTTGTTTAGCCCTATAAAAATTGGCTTACTTAAATAGCAAATTActtgaagaatttgcctgctttATTTAAAGTTAGCACTTTAAAATTGtgttaaagatgagaaaatacaTTGAATTTGAAGAGAAATTCTGCCAACAGTAGATATTCTATCAGTTCAGGTATTTACTTCCTGAGTTTTGATCAATAGGTATTTCTtatttgtgtatatgttaattgtcataaaaaacactgattttggtgtgtttttttgttttggtgctTTAATGGCTTAAGATTGCACTTTTAAAATCTATgcagttacattttttttcccctagaactAGCATTTGTGTTGAACAGTAatactttatacatatatttgcattttatgttttcctctttggAGGGATGCTTTTAATCTTGTTTGAAAAAgggcaggtttttttttccccctctttgctGCAATTGTCTTGCAGAATATTATTGTGTGCAAATTTCTGAGCAAATGAAATATGTAGGTTCAATTCATATATATGCCAGAGTCTGCAtttcaaatgttatttattttaaatggatgtaGTGAAATCATAGCTCTCAGTTTGAGCTTTACAATAAATAAACCACTAGATCTATATTGAATGGATATTTATCTCAAGTATCAACC from Capricornis sumatraensis isolate serow.1 chromosome 7, serow.2, whole genome shotgun sequence encodes the following:
- the LOC138082093 gene encoding RE1-silencing transcription factor-like gives rise to the protein MATQVMGQSSGGGGLFTGSGTMGMALPNDMYDLPDLSRAELAAPQLIMLANVALTGEVNGGCCDYLVGEERQMAELMPVGDSNFSDSDGEALEESPEVKGEPNGLENMELESLELNVVQPQPVFEVAAASETYSSNKDLPQETPVAEDKCKNLKTKPFRCKPCQYEAESEEQFVHHIRVHSAKKFFVEESAEKQAKARESGSSTGEEGDFSKGPIRCDRCGYNTNRYDHYTAHLKHHTRAGDNERVYKCIICTYTTVSEYHWRKHLRNHFPRKVYTCGKCNYFSDRKNNYVQHVRTHTGERPYKCELCPYSSSQKTHLTRHMRTHSGEKPFKCDQCSYVASNQHEVTRHARQVHNGPKPLNCPHCDYKTADRSNFKKHVELHVNPRQFNCPVCDYAASKKCNLQYHFKSKHPTCPNKTMDVSKVKLKKTKKREADLPDNKITSEKTETEQTKVKGDVTGKKNERPVKVEKKENVSKEKKPCSNASSQVTTRTRKSAMEAKEVDVSPGNNSEKSCKSKKSKRKVEAEAHSLQEPVNDEEPVTKKKKKAESKSRNSQEVPKGDSKVEENKKQNICLKNSTKKKTVRSKSCKKSSQPAPRRPTQMESAQVGCVQTEPLPPPSPPPPPPMGCGEVEAVQKGPVHMEPSPPMEPVQVTPVQMEPSLPPPPPEPAQVGSVQIEPPPPPPPVGDAEIEVVQKEPVQTEPPPPTEPVPRRSPRKDNRKEKSSMLSEMARKEQVLIEVGLVPVKDKQLLEESASAQDLFPPSPPLPKEKLKGEDSEDQNVFPAGEGNKEAPLEKVGAEEADKSLAGVAAVIKESANASSSEQNLNMPEGETSEDKPQAEAMLYAMETDTDEKQAENFPSRDSAVEEPVSPPLPSLPLEKHEAVSTTAVASPPVTVAVNESQEMDEDEGIHSHDGSDLSDNTSEDSDDSGLNGARPVPQETSGKDGKDALAVKVAEGDFVCIFCDRSFRKEKDYSKHLNRHLVNVYFLEKAAQGQE